A DNA window from Mastomys coucha isolate ucsf_1 unplaced genomic scaffold, UCSF_Mcou_1 pScaffold21, whole genome shotgun sequence contains the following coding sequences:
- the Sult2b1 gene encoding sulfotransferase 2B1 isoform X1: MTSWDYWCGGVEAAPLFRWTHEAQRKDTPHWGSSGGPWDSCPPPCSSSHVPFPSYSQKLQGEYFRYKGIPFPVGMYSPESLSLAENTNNVRDDDIFIVTYPKSGTNWMIEIVCLILKDGDPSWIRSEPIWQRAPWCETIISAFSLSDRPSPRIMSSHLPIELFTKAFFSSKAKVIYLGRNPRDVVVSLYYYSKIAGQLKDPGKPDQFLQNFLKGEVQFGSWFDHIKGWIRMQNQENFLFITYEELQQDLRGSVQRICEFLGRPLGEEALSSVVAHSAFSAMKANTMSNYTLLPASLLDHRQGAFLRKGISGDWKNHFTVAQSEAFDRVYREQMHGMPSFPWDTSEEDSSPDGEPDPEPSPSPSVASDDPSPGSS, encoded by the exons ATGACATCATGGGATTACTGGTGTGGCGGAGTTGAAGCGGCTCCACTTTTCAGGTGGACACACGAGGCTCAGAGAAAGGACACTCCTCACTGGGGTTCTAGTGGAGGGCCCTGGGACTCTTGCCCACCTCCTTGTTCTTCCTCACACGTGCCCTTCCCCTCTTACAGCCAGAAGCTACAAGGTGAATACTTCAGGTACAAAGGCATCCCCTTTCCAGTCGGCATGTACTCACCTGAGAGCCTCAGTCTGGCCGAGAATACTAACAACGTGCGGGACGATGACATCTTCATTGTCACCTACCCCAAATCAG GTACCAACTGGATGATTGAGATCGTCTGCTTAATCCTGAAAGATGGGGATCCCTCGTGGATCCGTTCGGAGCCCATCTGGCAACGTGCGCCTTGGTGCGAGACCATCATAAGCGCCTTCAGCCTTTCAGACCGGCCCAGCCCCCGCATCATGAGCTCCCACCTCCCTATTGAACTGTTCACTAAGGCCTTCTTCAGCTCCAAGGCTAAG GTGATTTACTTGGGCCGGAACCCCCGGGACGTCGTGGTCTCCCTCTATTATTACTCTAAGATTGCTGGGCAATTAAAGGACCCTGGTAAACCCGACCAGTTCCTTCAAAATTTCCTCAAAGGAGAAG TGCAGTTTGGCTCCTGGTTTGACCACATCAAGGGCTGGATCCGGATGCAGAACCAAGAGAACTTCCTGTTTATCACCTACGAGGAGCTGCAGCAG GACCTGCGAGGCTCCGTGCAACGCATCTGTGAGTTCCTGGGCCGGCCACTGGGTGAAGAGGCCCTGAGCTCTGTGGTGGCCCATTCAGCCTTTTCGGCCATGAAGGCCAATACCATGTCCAACTACACGCTGCTGCCGGCCAGCCTGCTGGACCACCGCCAGGGGGCGTTCCTGCGCAAAG GGATCAGTGGCGACTGGAAGAACCACTTCACTGTGGCGCAGAGTGAGGCTTTTGACCGTGTCTACCGAGAGCAAATGCATGGGATGCCAAGCTTCCCCTGGGACACATCTGAAGAGGACAGCAGCCCTGATGGCGAGCCTGACCCtgagcccagccccagccctagcGTAGCCTCTGATGACCCCAGCCCAGGATCCTCATAA
- the Sult2b1 gene encoding sulfotransferase 2B1 isoform X2, translating into MDGPQPPALWGSYENSVSEMSQKLQGEYFRYKGIPFPVGMYSPESLSLAENTNNVRDDDIFIVTYPKSGTNWMIEIVCLILKDGDPSWIRSEPIWQRAPWCETIISAFSLSDRPSPRIMSSHLPIELFTKAFFSSKAKVIYLGRNPRDVVVSLYYYSKIAGQLKDPGKPDQFLQNFLKGEVQFGSWFDHIKGWIRMQNQENFLFITYEELQQDLRGSVQRICEFLGRPLGEEALSSVVAHSAFSAMKANTMSNYTLLPASLLDHRQGAFLRKGISGDWKNHFTVAQSEAFDRVYREQMHGMPSFPWDTSEEDSSPDGEPDPEPSPSPSVASDDPSPGSS; encoded by the exons CCAGAAGCTACAAGGTGAATACTTCAGGTACAAAGGCATCCCCTTTCCAGTCGGCATGTACTCACCTGAGAGCCTCAGTCTGGCCGAGAATACTAACAACGTGCGGGACGATGACATCTTCATTGTCACCTACCCCAAATCAG GTACCAACTGGATGATTGAGATCGTCTGCTTAATCCTGAAAGATGGGGATCCCTCGTGGATCCGTTCGGAGCCCATCTGGCAACGTGCGCCTTGGTGCGAGACCATCATAAGCGCCTTCAGCCTTTCAGACCGGCCCAGCCCCCGCATCATGAGCTCCCACCTCCCTATTGAACTGTTCACTAAGGCCTTCTTCAGCTCCAAGGCTAAG GTGATTTACTTGGGCCGGAACCCCCGGGACGTCGTGGTCTCCCTCTATTATTACTCTAAGATTGCTGGGCAATTAAAGGACCCTGGTAAACCCGACCAGTTCCTTCAAAATTTCCTCAAAGGAGAAG TGCAGTTTGGCTCCTGGTTTGACCACATCAAGGGCTGGATCCGGATGCAGAACCAAGAGAACTTCCTGTTTATCACCTACGAGGAGCTGCAGCAG GACCTGCGAGGCTCCGTGCAACGCATCTGTGAGTTCCTGGGCCGGCCACTGGGTGAAGAGGCCCTGAGCTCTGTGGTGGCCCATTCAGCCTTTTCGGCCATGAAGGCCAATACCATGTCCAACTACACGCTGCTGCCGGCCAGCCTGCTGGACCACCGCCAGGGGGCGTTCCTGCGCAAAG GGATCAGTGGCGACTGGAAGAACCACTTCACTGTGGCGCAGAGTGAGGCTTTTGACCGTGTCTACCGAGAGCAAATGCATGGGATGCCAAGCTTCCCCTGGGACACATCTGAAGAGGACAGCAGCCCTGATGGCGAGCCTGACCCtgagcccagccccagccctagcGTAGCCTCTGATGACCCCAGCCCAGGATCCTCATAA
- the Fam83e gene encoding protein FAM83E has product MAASQLAALEGEELGAGEPALIKASPAVLYSEGQRLALETLLSGGEEAFWACVQQERLPPFLSANEAQALATAAEDWIVPSQEPGAAGTGTATTDGDMGSLTYWPRQSEEPAPLLRLGWPEDTAWKGITRAQLYTQPPGEGQPPIKELVHQEIQAARKLVAVVMDIFTDPDLLRAMVDAATRRWIPVYLLLDHQHLPAFLALAQQLGVNLWTTENLDIRIVQGHTFQSRRRRQVSGHVREKFLLLDGDRVISGSYSFTWSDSRLHRGLVTLLTGEIADAFSQEFRVLYAASRPLPPAPARSPLFSPPEGPQLPRSPHRVALRCPVAPVAPLLSDGPLAHRLAACHILERDRRETPTTGPALSDILRSVQRTRTASGPPTRPSRSLWDLSRLSQLSGSSDGESEPKKSWVSKDTPARALMRQRGTGGGPRAEMDSRSQPWGGPLPSISARRLRYLSPAQRRLGDNATSSDWASGSGSGRRR; this is encoded by the exons ATGGCAGCCTCCCAGTTGGCCgcactggaaggagaggagttgGGGGCTGGCGAGCCAGCCCTGATCAAAGCCAGCCCTGCCGTCTTGTATTCTGAGGGCCAGCGGCTGGCACTCGAAACACTGCTGAGTGGTGGCGAGGAAGCTTTCTGGGCCTGTGTGCAGCAGGAGAGGCTGCCCCCCTTTCTGAGTGCAAATGAGGCTCAGgccctggctacagctgctgaaGACTGGATAGTACCAAGCCAGGAGCCTGGTGCCGCAGGCACAGGAACAGCCACCACTGATGGGGACATGGGCAGCCTGACCTACTGGCCCAGGCAGTCTGAGGAACCAGCACCCCTGCTGCGGCTGGGCTGGCCTGAAGACACTGCCTGGAAGGGCATCACCCGGGCGCAACTCTACACCCAACCACCAGGCGAGGGCCAACCACCCATTAAAGAGTTGGTACACCAGGAAATCCAGGCTGCTCGTAAG CTGGTGGCTGTAGTCATGGACATTTTCACTGATCCTGACTTGCTCAGAGCCATGGTGGATGCTGCTACACGCCGATGGATTCCTGTCTATTTACTGCTTGACCACCAgcatctgcctgccttcctggcaTTAGCCCAGCAGTTAGGGGTGAACCTGTGGACCACTGAG AACCTGGATATCCGGATCGTGCAGGGCCACACCTTCCAGAGCCGCAGGCGACGGCAGGTGAGCGGCCATGTGCGGGAGAAGTTCCTGCTGCTGGACGGTGACAGGGTCATCTCGGGATCCTACAG CTTCACATGGAGTGACTCACGCCTGCACCGGGGCCTGGTGACCTTGCTCACTGGAGAAATTGCAGATGCCTTCAGCCAGGAGTTCCGTGTCCTGTACGCAGCCTCCAGACCGCTCCCGCCAGCTCCAGCTCGAAGCCCTTTGTTCAGTCCTCCTGAGGGCCCACAGCTGCCCCGAAGTCCACACCGTGTGGCCCTGCGCTGTCCTGTAGCCCCTGTGGCCCCATTGCTGTCTGATGGGCCTTTGGCTCACCGCCTGGCTGCCTGTCACATCCTTGAGCGGGACAGACGAGAGACCCCCACCACAGGGCCAGCTCTCAGTGACATCTTGAGGAGTGTACAGCgcaccaggacagccagtggTCCCCCAACCCGACCCAGCCGCTCCCTATGGGACCTTAGCCGCCTGTCCCAGCTCTCTGGCTCCAGTGATGGTGAAAGTGAG ccCAAGAAGTCCTGGGTCTCCAAGGACACTCCAGCCAGGGCCCTGATGAGGCAGCGGGGCACTGGAGGTGGGCCCAGAGCTGAGATGGATTCCCGGTCACAGCCCTGGGGTGGTCCCCTACCCTCAATTTCAGCCCGCCGCCTGCGTTACCTATCCCCAGCACAAAGGAGACTGGGGGACAATGCCACCTCATCAGACTGGGCCTCTGGCTCAGGCTCTGGAAGGCGACGCTGA
- the Spaca4 gene encoding sperm acrosome membrane-associated protein 4: MVLGWPLLLVLVLHPGATGIKDCVFCELTDSARCPGTHMRCGDDEDCFIGRGVAQGVGPIINKGCVHSTSCGREEPINYMGLTYSLTTICCSGHLCNRGAGLATGAISLSLGLQLLLGLLLQLQYWP, encoded by the coding sequence ATGGTCCTCGGCTGGCCGCTGCTTCTGGTGTTGGTTCTTCATCCAGGTGCGACGGGCATCAAGGACTGCGTCTTCTGTGAGCTGACTGACTCCGCTCGGTGCCCGGGCACACACATGCGCTGTGGGGATGATGAAGATTGCTTCATAGGCCGTGGAGTAGCCCAGGGTGTGGGGCCCATCATCAACAAAGGCTGCGTGCACTCGACCAGTTGTGGTCGCGAGGAACCGATTAACTACATGGGCCTCACGTATAGCCTTACCACCATCTGCTGCTCGGGCCACCTCTGCAATAGGGGTGCTGGCCTTGCCACAGGGGCTATCAGCCTGTCACTGGGTCTGCAGCTGCTCCTGGGCCTGTTGCTGCAGCTTCAATACTGGCCGTGA
- the Rpl18 gene encoding 60S ribosomal protein L18: MGVDIRHNKDRKVRRKEPKSQDIYLRLLVKLYRFLARRTNSTFNQVVLKRLFMSRTNRPPLSLSRMIRKMKLPGRENKTAVVVGTVTDDVRILEVPKLKVCALRVSSRARSRILKAGGKILTFDQLALESPKGRGTVLLSGPRKGREVYRHFGKAPGTPHSHTKPYVRSKGRKFERARGRRASRGYKN; the protein is encoded by the exons ATG GGTGTTGACATTCGCCACAACAAGGACCGTAAGGTTCGGCGCAAGGAGCCCAAGAGCCAGGACATCTACCTGCGGCTGCTAGTCAAG cTTTACAGGTTTCTGGCCAGACGGACCAACTCCACCTTCAATCAAGTTGTGCTGAAGAGGTTATTTATGAGTCGCACTAACCGgcctcctctgtccctgtcccGGATG ATACGAAAGATGAAGCTTCCTGGCCGAGAGAACAAGACCGCTGTGGTTGTAGGAACGGTCACAGATGATGTGCGGATTCTGGAAGTACCCAAGCTAAAG GTGTGTGCACTGCGGGTGAGCAGCCGGGCCCGAAGTCGCATCCTCAAGGCTGGGGGTAAGATCCTCACCTTTGACCAGTTGGCCCTGGAGTCTCCCAAGGGCAGAGGCACTGTGCTCCTGTCTGGTCCTCGGAAGGGCCGAGAGGTGTACCGACATTTTGGCAAGGCCCCAGGAACCCCACACAGCCACACCAA ACCCTACGTCCGTTCCAAGGGCCGGAAGTTTGAGCGTGCCAGAGGCCGAAGGGCCAGCCGAGGCTACAAAAACTAA